Genomic DNA from Nitrosarchaeum koreense MY1:
AACCAATCAATACAAACATAAAAGAAATTTATGAATTAAATAAGAATTTTGAAAGTATGGGAGAGAAGGTTGAAAAAACAATATCAGTTCAACAAGAATACGTCGAAAAACTAAAACAGATCGATAAAAAAAAAGTAGAATTTTCATCAATGGTGTCACATGAATTAAAAACGCCACTAGTACCAATCTTAGGATATGCACAGATGTTACAGAAGCAAGAATTGATGGGAAAATTAAACAAACAACAAATAGATGCAGTAGATGAAATTTATTCATCAGCAGTAAAATTGCAAAGATTGGTAGGAGATATTTTAACAACACAAAAATTGGATTTAGGCAAATTAGATTTTAATCAAGAAAATATACACATAGCAGAATTATTAAATTCAATTATAAAAGAATTCAACCCCATTGCTATTGAAAAAAAAATTAACATCATAAATAAGATTACAAAAGATGAAATCATATTTAGCGATAAAGATAGGATTAATCAGATTTTTTCTAATTTAATTAAAAATGCAATGGATTTTGTGGAACCTAAAAAAGGAGAAATAATAATCGGGGCAGATAATGACAAAGAATTTATAAAATTTTTTGTAAAAGATAACGGGATTGGAATTTCAGAATCCAATCAAAAAGAAATTTTTAAAAAATTTTATCAAATAGATACATCTACTAGCAGAAAAAGAAACGGTAGTGGTTTAGGTTTGGCAATTTGTAAAGGAATTGCAGACGGCCTTGGTGGAAACATATGGGTAGAAAGCAAAGAAGATGTCGGAACTGCATTTTATTTTAAGATTCCAAAACAACCAATTAAAGTAAACAGTAAGAAATAGCCGTAAAAAATTAATAAAATAAGGTCATAATTTTGAAACTTCGTTTAATACAAGAGGATTTTCAAGAGAGGATAAATCTCCCAAGGGCAATCCTAACAATTTTGCCCTTAAGACACGACGCATAATTTTCCCAGTTCTAGTTTTTGGAAGGTCAGATATTTGACATATAAATTTTGGACGCGCAATTTTACCAATCTTCTCAGCGATGTAATTAGATATTTCTACCTCTAGTTCCGTTTCAGATTTATTTTCAGGCACAAAAAATACAACAATTGCCTCACCTGTAATTTCATCAGGAATTGCAATGGATGCAGCATCTGAAATTTTATGGTGTGAGATTACAACATGTTCAATTTCAGCAGTACTCATTCTATGGCCTGAAACATTAATGACATCATCAGTTCGTCCTTTCATATACCATAAGCCATCGGCATCAACAAAAACATAATCTCCATGAAACCAAATATTTTCAAAATTAGACCAATAGGTTTGAAGATAGCGTTGATCATCATTTAGTAATCCTCTAGTCATTGCAGGCCAAGGAGATTTTATCACAAGATAACCATTTTTTTGATGAATTGATTTTCCATCATTGTCAAACACATCCAAATTCATTCCAGGACATGGAATTCCTACAGTTGAAGGTTTTAGTTTCATTCCTGGGAAAACAGACAACATCGCACCTCCAATTTCAGTTCCACCAGATAGATTCATGATTGGGATTTTTTTGTTGCCAACTTTTTCAAATAACCACCACCAAGAATCTTCATCTAGTGGTTCCCCCGTAGTTGGTATGTTTCTGATTTTTTCAAATGAATGTAGTTTTAATGGTTTGATATTATTTTTTTTAAATAATCTCACAGCCGTTGGAGATATTCCAAAAATGGTAGCATTGTGTTGATGTAACATATCCCAAATTCTTTCAAAATTTGGATAGTTTAATGCTCCATCATAAATTATAGCACTGCCACCCATTATCAAAAGACCGTAAACATTCCAAACTAGCCCCGTAATCCAGCCTATATCTG
This window encodes:
- a CDS encoding AMP-binding protein encodes the protein MSDFVFTPTEEQIQSSNIYKFMKKHNISTLQELSQRANQNLEWFWQEMNKEIGIIWDKPYTKILDTSKGIQWSKWFVDGKTNIYKSSVEKFALKKPNDIAYIFVSEDGTTFKITYSELDSKVNKLANALKQLGVKKGDVVAIYLPMIEESILAILASAKIGAVQTVVFSGYSSESLQIRLQDCNAKILFVCDGFQRGGKHVSQKYIIESAIKDTKIEKIIVIQYKGIDEYEESSKFVFYENLVSAQNSTCHTEIMDSEDPLFILYTSGTTGKPKGVIHTHGGFSVFAGYQAAFLIDLHEDDILLWPADIGWITGLVWNVYGLLIMGGSAIIYDGALNYPNFERIWDMLHQHNATIFGISPTAVRLFKKNNIKPLKLHSFEKIRNIPTTGEPLDEDSWWWLFEKVGNKKIPIMNLSGGTEIGGAMLSVFPGMKLKPSTVGIPCPGMNLDVFDNDGKSIHQKNGYLVIKSPWPAMTRGLLNDDQRYLQTYWSNFENIWFHGDYVFVDADGLWYMKGRTDDVINVSGHRMSTAEIEHVVISHHKISDAASIAIPDEITGEAIVVFFVPENKSETELEVEISNYIAEKIGKIARPKFICQISDLPKTRTGKIMRRVLRAKLLGLPLGDLSSLENPLVLNEVSKL
- a CDS encoding sensor histidine kinase; translation: MIPIKNILFLLSGASSFIIFYMGLVNYITAIESSTGWILLVFATIVAAGTLLSTVYISKSITKPIEKLAENMTEFSKTNKITNKKPINTNIKEIYELNKNFESMGEKVEKTISVQQEYVEKLKQIDKKKVEFSSMVSHELKTPLVPILGYAQMLQKQELMGKLNKQQIDAVDEIYSSAVKLQRLVGDILTTQKLDLGKLDFNQENIHIAELLNSIIKEFNPIAIEKKINIINKITKDEIIFSDKDRINQIFSNLIKNAMDFVEPKKGEIIIGADNDKEFIKFFVKDNGIGISESNQKEIFKKFYQIDTSTSRKRNGSGLGLAICKGIADGLGGNIWVESKEDVGTAFYFKIPKQPIKVNSKK